One segment of Setaria viridis chromosome 4, Setaria_viridis_v4.0, whole genome shotgun sequence DNA contains the following:
- the LOC117854138 gene encoding uncharacterized protein, protein MEPPQILSAMASPSPDGRSLFLFPIQIEDRLRPLQLHLRLYASDNRKITASPLPAVPLGPIMRTRPIAAASDLWAPCFSDHVGPPLSSTLTMKRLDKDAGRWVEVDAKNKPHVTSPPPGEFVGRVLHGYVVIGHVILLSMQPSHVFFTFDCSTCTWAEVVTTETEKNRYIPIHERAVYVEEDDTIYFLSSAVVYAYKLCQDDQGQYRMAPPTLVDCICPFDDEGYGFLTHLGNRLMCAVWIGVSLRCSCDTRHVLITVFRVTGSMSNQGHFFPKGIKILHSTCRRLDISPSTPITSNGEFCFLQEYEVFNLDTSMPLEAMEAATSLNVAEPSVMLGCCRFKILSPKESLSNPKYFFIYFIFLLFVVIVNVCIPCNSCREFRNETPLRTAVMLEGSPILARKALYIVCQVASHSTVYKVFIADGRLECHGKILRPRCIMNTFSSGDEYGMMKKPLPWHFVCCSKNIYAYGRSGDELYTCNLHSGALSCIPLKRPVQVSIALVLQVGSRIIAIGDTICDVYCFGSNQEWKHIRTHGTFNLKREVNLSGYAVLSDDIFIVSDADRSCLLLLDLLTREWSYIRIFSEFSRSPHSWVEVVSGWPSESGFLNGRSVFIEGFIYSCADGGIAAYEIIKQGDSYYLGDHVYMKLQWCKFWEARRMCLDYVGKDTVSGAIVLCVVQGMCGTVAERLRNARGKVGGK, encoded by the exons ATGGAGCCGCCACAAATCCTCAGTGCCATGGCCTCGCCGAGCCCCGATGGCCGCtcgctcttcctcttccccatACAAATCGAGGATCGCCTCCGTCCCCTGCAGCTGCATCTGCGCCTCTACGCCTCCGACAACAGGAAGATCACCGCATCCCCCTTGCCTGCCGTGCCGCTGGGCCCCATCATGCGGACCCGCCCAATAGCGGCCGCCAGCGACCTCTGGGCGCCGTGCTTCTCCGACCACGTTGGCCCGCCGCTCTCCTCCACGCTCACTATGAAACGGCTCGACAAGGACGCCGGCCGGTGGGTGGAGGTCGACGCCAAGAATAAGCCACACGTGACAAGTCCACCGCCTGGTGAGTTCGTCGGCCGTGTCCTCCACGGATACGTTGTGATTGGCCACGTCATCCTGTTGTCGATGCAGCCATCGCACGTCTTCTTCACCTTCGATTGCTCCACCTGCACCTGGGCTGAGGTTGTCACCACAGAGACCGAGAAGAACCGCTACATCCCTATCCATGAGCGTGCCGTGTACGTGGAAGAAGATGACACAATCTACTTCCTCAGTAGTGCTGTTGTCTACGCCTACAAGCTGTGCCAAGATGACCAGGGTCAGTACCGGATGGCTCCGCCTACTCTGGTTGATTGTATTTGCCCTTTCGATGATGAAGGCTATGGGTTCCTCACGCATCTCGGCAACAGACTCATGTGTGCTGTCTGGATCGGTGTTTCGCTTCGCTGCAGTTGTGATACTAGACATGTGCTCATCACTGTTTTTCGAGTTACGGGCAGCATGAGCAACCAGGGGCACTTCTTCCCCAAAGGCATCAAAATCCTTCATTCCACGTGCCGCCGGTTGGACATCTCACCGAGCACACCCATTACATCCAACGGCGAATTCTGCTTTCTACA GGAGTACGAAGTGTTCAACCTTGATACATCGATGCCGCTTGAGGCTATGGAAGCTGCAACCAGCCTCAATGTGGCTGAACCCTCTGTTATGCTTGGCTGTTGCAGGTTTAAAATCCTGTCCCCAAAAGAATCTTTATCTAACCCTAAATATTTCTTTATctactttatttttttattgtttgtTGTGATTGTGAATGTTTGTATACCATGCAATTCCTGCAGGGAGTTTCGGAATGAAACACCACTCCGAACTGCTGTTATGCTTGAGGGATCTCCTATCCTGGCCAGAAAAGCTCTATACATTGTCTGCCAGGTTGCTTCTCATTCAACTGTATACAAGGTTTTTATTGCTGATGGAAGGTTGGAGTGCCATGGCAAGATTCTCAGACCGCGTTGCATCATGAACACGTTTAGTAGTGGAGATGAGTATGGTATGATGAAGAAGCCTCTCCCATGGCATTTTGTTTGTTGCAGTAAGAACATATATGCTTACGGACGCTCAGGAGATGAACTATATACTTGCAATTTGCATTCTGGAGCCCTCTCTTGCATTCCTTTGAAAAGGCCTGTTCAAGTGTCGATAGCTCTTGTTCTTCAAGTTGGCAGCAGGATTATTGCTATCGGTGATACCATCTGCGATGTATATTGTTTTGGTTCTAATCAGGAATGGAAACATATCCGTACGCATGGGACATTCAATCTGAAAAGGGAGGTTAATCTGTCTGGCTATGCAGTGTTGAGTGATGACATCTTCATTGTTTCCGATGCTGATAGAAGCTGCCTTCTTTTGCTTGACCTGCTAACCAGGGAATGGAGTTATATCAGAATATTTTCTGAGTTTTCAAGGTCACCGCATTCGTGGGTAGAAGTTGTTTCTGGCTGGCCGTCTGAAAGTGGATTTCTAAATGGGAGATCTGTATTTATCGAGGGTTTTATTTACTCATGTGCAGATGGAGGTATTGCCGCTTATGAGATAATTAAACAAGGTGATTCTTATTACCTCGGTGATCATGTTTATATGAAACTTCAATGGTGCAAGTTTTGGGAAGCGCGTAGAATGTGCTTGGATTATGTTGGCAAAGACACAGTTTCTGGTGCCATTGTGCTTTGTGTGGTGCAAG GAATG